From a single Stomoxys calcitrans chromosome 4, idStoCalc2.1, whole genome shotgun sequence genomic region:
- the LOC106084424 gene encoding inositol polyphosphate 5-phosphatase K, whose amino-acid sequence MSSSNKDIPPSTTADTNGASSSSGTLTKLSNQLATYRVFVVTWNVGTRFPDNISLRNLLGISNSVEDHHLPDIYAIGLQETNVQPQQQVMGLFKEDPWTDKAKKLLKDFDYILIKSEQMQGLLISIFVRRQHVPHLCDIEPEFTRTGFGGIWGNKGAVSVRFNLYGCALVFVVAHLAAHDHHLDERIEDFKQIIDNHHFHVPRYREIYDHDYVFLFGDLNFRLMGEDSAQEVRDKVVNDEALEELMKRDQLSYVRQQTQEAFQLLQERKPAFPPTFKFHEGTSEYNLKRRPAWTDRILYSVQPNNKQPNIHLEIEQCAYKSQPGYNISDHKPVTSEFTIKLYPNYRATCVEFKDISVWKIDEENTVEYKKPLDFKERDFDWIGIFPANYASLKDYVSYEYVKQSESPPSTPDTSSDPFFDSNPSLKRHSKHHHNRERVRRQQQANEELVRLDFDDDAELKDGEEYVLIYFHNTGLRGVTSVAGISNVFRAEKRTSTPKFSSVD is encoded by the coding sequence ATGAGTTCGAGCAATAAAGATATACCGCCGTCAACGACTGCTGATACAAACGGTGCTTCCTCGAGCAGTGGCACTTTAACTAAGTTATCCAATCAATTGGCCACTTATCGAGTATTCGTTGTCACCTGGAATGTTGGCACCCGATTTCCAGACAATATTTCATTACGAAATTTATTGGGCATTAGCAATTCGGTCGAAGATCATCATTTGCCTGACATTTATGCAATTGGATTACAAGAAACAAATGTACAACCTCAGCAGCAAGTTATGGGACTTTTCAAAGAAGATCCCTGGACGGATAAAGCCAAGAAATTACTCAAGGACTTTGACTATATTCTTATTAAGAGTGAACAAATGCAAGGGCTCTTGATAAGCATATTTGTAAGAAGACAACACGTACCACACTTGTGTGATATTGAGCCTGAATTTACCCGCACTGGTTTCGGTGGAATTTGGGGAAATAAAGGAGCCGTTTCTGTGCGTTTCAACCTCTATGGATGTGCTTTAGTATTTGTGGTTGCCCACTTAGCTGCCCATGACCATCACTTAGACGAGAGGATTGAGGATTTCAAACAGATAATTGATAATCACCATTTTCACGTTCCTCGATATAGAGAAATTTATGATCACGACTATGTGTTCTTGTTTGGAGATTTGAATTTCCGTTTAATGGGCGAAGACTCGGCACAGGAAGTCCGTGACAAAGTAGTAaatgatgaggcgttggaggAACTTATGAAGCGGGATCAATTGTCATACGTCCGGCAACAAACACAAGAAGCATTCCAATTGCTGCAAGAAAGGAAGCCAGCGTTTCCACCAACTTTCAAATTTCACGAGGGTACTTCCGAGTACAACTTGAAGAGAAGACCTGCATGGACAGATCGTATATTGTATTCGGTACAACCGAACAATAAACAACCAAACATACATCTGGAAATCGAGCAATGTGCTTATAAGTCCCAGCCAGGCTACAATATAAGTGACCATAAGCCGGTAACAAGTGAATTCACTATTAAGTTATATCCCAATTATCGTGCAACTTGTGTGGAATTCAAGGATATCAGTGTATGGAAGATTGATGAGGAAAATACCGTAGAGTATAAAAAACCATTGGATTTCAAAGAACGTGATTTTGACTGGATTGGTATATTCCCTGCAAACTATGCCAGTCTCAAAGATTACGTATCATATGAATACGTCAAGCAAAGTGAGTCTCCTCCATCTACACCGGATACATCATCAGACCCATTCTTTGATAGCAATCCCTCACTTAAACGGCATAGCAAGCATCACCACAATCGGGAGCGTGTGCGAAGACAGCAGCAAGCCAATGAAGAACTGGTGCGACTCGATTTTGACGATGATGCAGAGCTTAAGGATGGCGAGGAATATGTGCTAATCTATTTTCATAATACGGGTTTGCGGGGCGTTACAAGTGTCGCTGGTATCAGTAATGTATTTCGAGCTGAAAAGAGGACTTCAACTCCTAAATTTTCCAGTGTTGATTAA